The Mobula birostris isolate sMobBir1 unplaced genomic scaffold, sMobBir1.hap1 scaffold_1482, whole genome shotgun sequence genome contains the following window.
tactagttacatcctcaaaaaattctatgagattcgtcagacatgattttcctttcacaaatccatgctgactttgcccgatgatttcaccgctttccaaatgtgctgttatcacatctttgataactgactccagcagtttccccaccaccgacgttaggctaaccggtctataattccccggtttctctctccgtcCTTTTTTAAAATATCACTCGGGATGTTTTTGAAGCTTGGCTGTCGTCATTGCTGCAATACACGTCTTTACTTCTAGACTTTGCCTGCAGTTTTCCTTCACATTAGCATCTTCTATTTGAGCACTACAGtacaaaacaggccatttggcccatctagaccttGCCAAGCTATTTGtctgcccagtcccactgacctgtactgGACATTACCCCTTCCACACATGTGGTTATCCAAATCTCTTATCAATCTTGAAATTGaacttctgctggcaactcattccacacacacccaccatactctcagtgaagatgttcccttaaacatttcacctttcacacttaggGAGTTTCTGCTGCTGGCCACATATTGCTCGTCATCCAGTTTCCAATCTCCACGTGTCCATCGGACATCTCACATACGCGATAATTGTTCCCTTTCGGAGTAACCTCTACCTGCGTACTTGAAGCGTCTGATTTTATATTCATTTCTTACCATTTCAAATGtagcattccagtgtcattggcggCTGTGCTGTGTGGGACTGGCTTCCACGACCTACGACCAATGACACAGGAATGCAAGTTTTGAATTGGTCACTCTGAAGGAGAACAGCTATCACCAACGTGAGGTGCCTGACGGACACGTGGATATGTGAAACTTCACAACGAGGAACATTCGGCCAGCAGCAGAACTCTATTTTAACTGGTATCCCTGGAGGTTCTCAAGTAAGTAGGGTAGAGATACTCCCTACTAATTTCACTTTTAACAATTTATATCTTCAGTTTCCCATAGTTTGCTGCGTTTCTTTCGCTTTCCAGCGCCCAGGTCAGCCACAATTCTATCTCGAATAGCTTTATTTCCCCATCTTTATACCATTACATCTTTAGTATTAATTAACCTGGTTTACATTTATGTTTTCTACTATAAAAAGAAATCCGGGTGGGAAACTTCAACTTGCCATCTCTCGTGCGGCTACAGAATGTCTTTTctcccccaaccccttcctgaCCTGCGCCTTCCCCGCTAACCTCAGAGCTGGTCATAACCTCAatttcactgaacacaatatgttGTTCTTTTTCCCTCACAGGTtaccacccaacctcagcagtACCCAAGGGGGAAGCGTTGTTGCTAAGTGAAACGGACACGGGAGAACTCTGCATTGACTGTCTCCCTCACCCTTTCCCCTTTGGTCAGACAAATCCGCCTGCCTGCATTTTCGGTGCAACCCCAGCATCTCGTTAAAACTCTGGTCGCTGACGTTCTGAGCAGTCCGCATCTTCTTAAGGATCAGCCCCACCTCCAGCAGTCTGCCCGAATTCCTTGATCTCGCACCGCCCTGACAATCCAGCTACAGGAATTGGATATCACCCAAGTTTCAACAACCCTTCGAAACAACAACTTCGCCTCTCAGACGTGGTCCCTCCCAAAGGGGGCCGCTCCTCTAAAGCGTGATTGGCTGATGGCTGTTGTTGGTCGTTTGACCGAACACTGAGCAGATTTAACCCGGGGAACAACTCTCGCTTCAGCTGCGCCTCTGTAAACTCGTGGACGGCACTCACCGCTGTATCAAGATGAGTAAAATCACTCTCTACGAAAAGCCCGACTTTACCGGGGAGGACCAGGACTTTGTGGACAACATTCTCGACGTTACTGTTCGGAAATTCGATAATACTGCCCGCTCGATCAGAGTAATCGGCCAGCACTGGGTGGCGTACGCCGGCAAAAACTTCACGGGGGCGTTCAAGGTGCTCGGTCCCGGAGACCACGCATATCTGGGCGAGCTGGATCAGAAAATTCTCTCTTTGCGGCTGGTGAAGGAGGATTTGAAGAACCCGGAGATCGTTCTGTACAAGCACGTCAACTATAAGGGCCAAAGCCGCAGCATTAGGGAAACGACGAATGATCTGAGGAGAGCCGGCTTCGCAAACCTCGTCTCTTCCCATAAGGTGAAGGCAGGCGTGTGGATTCTGTTCCAGCACGCCAACCTATGCGGTGAGCGACTCATCACTTTCGAGGGTAACGAATGGCCCAACTATTGCCATTTCAAGTGGAATGACAAGCTGTCCTCAGTCAAGGCCTTGCTGAAGAGCGACTTCGAGCTGTGAGCTGCCCCGTGCTGGTGTCCCGCTTCATAAATACCTATAACCTTCTGTcgatctgagttggatgatcagccatgatcataataaatggcggtgcagtctcgaagggccgaatggcctactcctgcacctattttctatgtttctatgatattatATTGTGCACCGGTTGTTGTCATTGAGAACTGGTTTTGGTGTTAGTCTTCCTCACCATCATTTTATTCAATCATTAGGCAGCTGATAGGtcaggggaaaggtgggtggatgggggaagTAAGAAGCTGCGAGGTGAGAGGTAGAAGAGATAAATATCTGAGGAAGGAGAGAAGCGTGGACCGTGGAAGAACGGGATTGAGGAGGGGTATCTGAGGAAGGCGATGGAGACGTGAGGATAAGACAGGTGAGAGGGGAGCCGGAATGGAGaatgggagaagggggagggggcagaaattCCCGGAAGCTGGGGAAATCTACGCTTCTGCCGTAAGATTAGCGGCCAGGCAGCCGGAAGATGAGGTGTAACTCCTCCAGGAGAGTAGTGTCATCGTGGCAATAAGGGAGTCCATagacagacatgttggaatgggattgGGGAGTGGAATTACAATGGGTAGCCAACAGGAGTtcctatccataagaccatagacctggactccatcacattCCACAGAGCATTACACAGATTCGCTACTCTCTGGTGAAAGGAATCTCCTTTTTAAAAGGAatcccctctattttgaggctgtgatcTCTAAATCTGGACACCTGCACCATCGGAAACATCATCCGACATCCACCTTATTTAACctctcaacattcggtaggtttcaatgtgacCCCGCTACGGTtttctaaattgcagtgagtacagtcccaatactggcaaacgctcctcatatgttaaccctttcattgccagaATCACTTGGGATGATGGATAGAGCAAAAGTAGTTCCACAATAAGTGTCCGGTCGGTGCACTGCACAAGAGaatggatacagtcagtgaccccgacaaactcacaggcaaagtgtcacctcatctggatggactgtttgggaACTCGAATATTCGTATGTGAGTAGGTTAATGGGCAAGTCTGGCACTTGTTGAGACCCAACGTGGATTATAAGCAGAGAATGGATAAATTTGCGTCGTTTTCTCTGCAGCTGCGGAGGCTGAAGGAAGATTTAACTAATGTTTGTAAGATTACAGAGTCACGAATAGAATAGACAATTGATTTTGTTGTCCCAGGATTGAAATATCACAGACAGttccaggtaaatttattatcaaatgagaggagacatgatagagacatGATATTATCATTATGGGagggacatgatagaggtatacaagatattaagaggaatagatagagtggacagccagtgcctcttccccagggcaccactgctcaatacaagaggacatggctttaaggtaaggggtgggaagttcaagggagatattagaggaaggttttttactcagagagtggttggtgtgtggaacgcactgcctgagtcagtggtggaggcagatacactagtgaagtttaagagactactagacaggtatatggaggaatttaaggtgggggggttatatgggaggcagggtttgagggtcggcacaacattgtgggccgaagggcctgtactgtgctgtactattctatgttctatgttaaaacaCGTATACATTACCACATGCGGGACACCagcgggaaggacagcagagcagaagtggctggagtttatgcgagaagtgagaaaTGTGCaacacagatatattccaaaaaagaaagaaatttcgAATGAGAAAAGGatggaaccgtggctgacaagagaggtCAAAGGCAAAgttaagcaaaggagagggcatacaaggaagcaaaaattagtaggcaggcagaggattgggaagtttaaaaaagcttacaaaaggaaactaagaaggtcattaagagggaaaagatgaactatgaaaggaagctagcaaataatatcaaagtggatactgTGACGGGGTCCCGAATTACCCCTATAAACTGTGCTCGATTAcgctatgaactgtgcttttggaagagagagagagagagtaatttAACGCCGACATGTtattttgaaagagagagagagagagagagagaaacgaagACTagctgttggactgtcactttaaggcatgagaaagaactggctaacttttggatttctgctgagctggagacagaacccagcagctcgtaagttgctatggtgactgaaggcggcgttatttgatggacactcgatgttatgattttccggCAGCGTGTCgatacttcccaaggacattCACCTGCTCGTGATTTTCTTACACAGGGAGAGGAATGAGGAGTTATTTGAAGGACAGTTGATACTcagtacagtgagataaataggaggtcagatgatatagacctcagacacatgttttggacactgaatgagctttgttgtgcccgtgtaaaaagtgggtttttggaggatcgatcagtggctcttgcagtgaggaaaagggagtgactggtggggagttgtccatgtgtccacccttgcctgggtgataactccaccacagaaaactctTTGAAGTTTTCTGTGTTCCCTTGTtgaggtcacagtcggtgacttttaaaggatttcggaggacaacgagaatatcgacagcgtcagctcatctgaagactcaaatctctctctctctctctccatcactacccaactcaacaccacgaacaaacagaactgaactttactcatcatcataagactatatctttttacccctagacttgaagaatcttggtttttcacatatatttccacacttactgatttacttaattatatataatcattgataacctgtttgatttatctacagctatattgctgtattgcatagttactaataaatattattagttaatagcaatactggactccaa
Protein-coding sequences here:
- the LOC140192474 gene encoding epidermal differentiation-specific protein-like, which gives rise to MSKITLYEKPDFTGEDQDFVDNILDVTVRKFDNTARSIRVIGQHWVAYAGKNFTGAFKVLGPGDHAYLGELDQKILSLRLVKEDLKNPEIVLYKHVNYKGQSRSIRETTNDLRRAGFANLVSSHKVKAGVWILFQHANLCGERLITFEGNEWPNYCHFKWNDKLSSVKALLKSDFEL